The Flammeovirga yaeyamensis genome segment CTAAAAGGTACGACAAAACAGTATAAAATTCTTTCTTGGATACATTTCATTCAAGATGAAATTCGATATATGGGGATAGAAAATGGCATAAATGCTTTTCAACCTCACAGCCCCACACAAGTGTACAATCAGCGTTATGGTGATTGTAAGGATAAGTCACTTTTACTAACTGCTTTACTTCGTGAGGAAGGTGTGGAAGCTTACCCTATGTTGGTCAATACTAGAGGAAAGTTGACTGATCAAAAAATTCCTGGTCCTAATCGATTTAACCATTGCATTGTTCAGTTAATTTATAAGGGGAAAGAGTATTATATCGACCCGACTATGAGTAATCAAGGTGGTGATCTTCGTAATTTTGCAACACCAGATTATTATTGGGGTTTAGTAATAAAAGAAGGAAATAACGCACTAACAAAACTTCCAAAGAGCATCATATCGAAAGTGAATATTCAAGAATTAATTGATCTTGATTCTATTGGAGGGGGTGCAGACATTTCTATTCGAACTGAATATTATGGACCAAAAGCAGATGATATGAGAGCGTATTTCTCAAGAAATGATCGTGACTTTATCTCTGATCAATATGAAAAGTATTATGCCAATTTATATGATGGGGTTACCACAATTAAGCCAGTAAAATTCTTAGATAACGATAAAAATACTACTGGAAAGATCATCATTGAGGAATTTTATCATACAGATAGTGTTTGGGAAGGAACTACAGACAGTATGACAATTCTTTTCAGAGTATCACCTTTTCTTTTATATGGTGAAGTCGCTTTTGATAAAGTACATCAACGAAAAACACCTTATTATATAAGCGAACCTATAGATTATCATCAAGAAACAAAGGTTACATTACCAATTGAATGGGATTTAGGAGAAGAAGAGAATCAAGTTAAAAACGAATTCTTTAAGTATAATTATGCGGTAAAATCAGGAAATAAAAGCAACCAATATACAGTCATTTACGACTATCAGCAGGACTCTAATTATGTGAATGCAGGAATTGCTAAGAAAGTAATTAAAGATGGTGAAAATACATTGGACAAAGCAGATTACTCTATTACTTATGATTTAAATTTTGATCCAGCTAATGTAGATTCAGATAGTGAAGGTACAGTAAGCTACGCAAGTATTTTTCTATTCCTATTGTTTTCTACCATCTTCACTTATTTCGCAAGAAAGATCTATTTCAATTTTAATCCACCTTCTTTAGGAACATCAGAAAGTTGGGAGTTTGGAGGATGGTTAATACTACCATTATTAGGAATCATGTTCTCTCCATTAAGAGTATTATATGATGTATTTACCACTGGTTACTTTTCTCCTTATTTTTGGAGTAACATAGAAACATCAGACCAAAGTATTCAATTATTTTTATTGGTTATAATGGAGTTTGCAATCAATTCTTTTACTCTTGTTCTAAGCGTATTCACCTTGATTTTAGCTTTCAATAAAAGAACAAGCACAAAGTATTTTTACAGCACTTTATTAGTAACTGGCTTAATTTTCCCACTTATTGATAATGGATTTTATTATTTAATTTATGAAGAATTCACTGATGCCGATTTTAAAGAACTTTCATCACAAGTTATTAAATCTCTAACCGCATGTGCAATTTGGGTTCCATATATATTTTATTCTGAAAGGTCTAAGAATACTTTTACTAAAACATATATACCCAAAAAAGGTACACCTGTTGATGTCAAGATCACATTGTAAATAAAAAAGGTGAAGAAAGTTAACCCTCTCTTCACCTTTTTTATTTTTATAAAGTACTTTTTATAAGAATATATGCGTCTGCAACACCAAACCATGCACACGATCCGGACGTTCACCAGACCAGTTAGGTTGTGTATTCGCATATTCTAAAGTCACTTTTGCATTATGTCCGTTGATAAACCAATTGACACCCAATTGTACACCGTCGCCGGCATTATCAAACGCTTTGAAATTTCTTGTACTGTAAGCAACGTAAGGCATCATTCTACCTTGTTTCGTTGTGAAAGGTAACAAGTAACCAAATTGTCCATAGAATGAGTTACCTGTACCGTATGTTGTTCCGTAGTGGTACTCATCAAAACCATAATTAAAATTATAGTAAGCTACATAAGCATTAATGGCTCCATTACCAACAGGTGCATCGTAATACGAATCTACAGCGAAGTGATTCACATCCCCACCTACAGGAAGGTCATTTTGCATCTTCACTACACCATTATTGTGATTGAAGAAACCTGCTCCAATATTAAATACTTTCTTTTTTCCTAAATAAGAACCTGTTCTAAATGGAAGTTTGTTCGATTCTTTATCCAAGAAGTTATATTCAAAATATCCTTGTAAAACTAGTTTTGCATCGTTTCCTAAAACTCTTCTACCTGAGTAAGTCACAGATCCGTTCTCCAAATCATCTTGTTCTGCAGAACCTAATGCATTACTTATCGGTTCGTTAATAGATACTTGGTATCTTAAACGACCCAAAAAACCTTTCGCATACACACCTACATGACGACCGAATTGATCCGATAAACCTAGTGATGCCCATGACTGACGATAATTGTCCATCGTCATAAAGTTTAGTGTTCCTGAATTGGACATTCTACTTAGACCGTTCCAGTAGTGAAGACCTGCACCAATAAACAAAGTTTCGTTATTGGATACTTTAAATTCACCCCAAGCATCGTGTAAGAAAATCTGGGTTGTATTTACCGTACCATCAGTTGTATTTCTATTTCCCAATGGATCCATATTGTAGGCATTTACATTATTGACACCAAAGTGAGTCAATACCATAAATCGCTCAGAAATTTGGGCGTAAGCCAACATACGTGTACGTCGGATATTTAGACCAAACCCAGAATCGTCGGCCATATTATTGTCCGCAATTTGGAATTGGTTCCATAATATAAAGCGGATGTATTTTTGACCATCATCCGAAAGGTCTAATTTTAAAGGCTTGTACTCCGTCTGTACAACTTCGTCCTTTTCTTTTTTTGGTTTATCATCAGATGCTTTTGAGGAAATTGATGAAAATGAAAATAGTATTAGTACTATTGAGAAGACGGTATAAGTGTGTTTCATTTGTAATTGATTAGTAGTATTGTATATCAATTTTTGATGATTACTACGTTCAGTTGTCTGTTTATAGCGCAAAATTAGTTAGTTGTGTCAAGTACTTTTGATGATGATCGTCAGTGGTTTAGCATTATTTACAACACCAAAAAGGCCACCTAAATTGGTGACCTTGATTGATAATGGAACTACTGTTCTATTTAACCCCTCTCTTTATCTACTTTGTCTCGTATTGTTTCTTGATTTCTTTGAAATTTTCTCCGTTAACTTCCTCACCTGTCATCACATAGTGATCAACGGCTAACATATAATCGGATAACTGCTTTCTGAATTTTCCTTTAGCTAAACTTCCCATAAAAGCAGGTTTGGTTCTATAATCGAAAGTGAAAACCAATTTTGAGGTTTTATCATCCACTTTTACTACATGATACACTCCGTATGAATATTCTGGAATTAGAGGTAAACCTTGAATATGGGTTATCTGTACTTTAAACTTCATGTTTTCAGGATCGTAATTCACTTGCTTTTCTTTTACATATTTCTTTCCATCCAACGTAATCGAACAAATTCTTTCTGCTCCTTCACACCCTTCTGATACTCCTTCTTGAGAATATTTGGAATCGACAACAAATGGATGTGATTTGTGAACATCACCGAACTCTTCCCCTACCACTTTCCAAACAGCCGCCGCTGGAGCTTTAATTTCTCTTGAAACTTCTATGTGCTGTGTTTTTTTATCTTGGCCTAAAGTGATGAATGTGTATAAAATAGCCAATGCGAAAAATATTGATTTCATAGTATTAGATTTTAATGGCCTAAGCCAGAGTATATATTTTGTTTTTGTCTAATACAAAGGTGATGCATTCGCCTTACTATCAATTGGTCGATTGGTTCAAAGAATTGGAAAATTGGTTCAACAATCGAAAAGTAGCTCACCCTACCAACGTTAACATTTGTTCTCAGAAAAACTTAATCTTTCTTAAAAAGGTCTCCGTATAAGTAATTAATCTCACTCGAAAAAATTCATTGTTATGCTATTAATATTCATCATCTCAACCGCAATCAGTTTAATTCAAAAAATGGGTCAAAAAGAGTATAGTTTATAATAAACCTACTTTAACTGATCGTCGTGTTATACTCATAACATCATACAATCCCTTTACAAAGAAATATCTTACTGTTTAATTAAAACAGTAATAAAAATATAGAGCTTCTATAAAGTCTACTAGACTGTCAAGTCAGAGTAGAAAATTAAGAAGATTACCATTATTAATCATTTTAATTAAAAATGAAAAGTCAGGATAACTGACTAAAACCCTGTAAAACACAAAATTACAAGGTATAAGATATAGTATATTTGTTAAGATTAAGCTATTAAGGGGCCGAACTTTGTTGGGCTCTTTTTTTATTTCAAGATTTTGAGGGATTTATTGATGAATCTAAGGAAGAAACCTCCAAACGTCATCAAATAGCCTGAAAAGATTGATTAATTTATATAAGAAACCCATTACTTAACTATGAAATATATAAGCATTCTATTGATGTTGATGATTACTTTTAGTTGTTCATCCCCATCAAATGAAAAAAAAGAGGCTGATGTAAAGCCTAATGTATTATTACTTATTGGTGATGATATTGCCTTTGGTGATTTAGGTGTTTATGGCTCTGAAATTAATACTCCTAATTTTAATCGTTTGGCAGAATCGGGTGTTCGATTTACCAATTTCCACGCCTCTCCTGTTTGTTCTGTGACACGATCGATGCTCATGACAGGTTGTAATAATATTGAAATTGGTTTGGGATCTTTTGATTACTCTTTCTACCCTGCCTCAAAAGGAAAACCTGGATATGAAGGCTATCTTACCGAAAATGCGGTGACCATGTCTCAACTATTTAACGATGAGGGTTACGAAGTTATTAAAGTAGGAAAATGGCATTTAGGAGGTGAAGAAGCGGGTGGTTATGGACCTTTTCATTGGGGCTTTACCAAGGAGTTTGGTATCCTTTCGGGTGGATCAAACCACTGGAATAATTTGAGAATGACCCCTATTTTCTCTGATCCTGATTTCATGCACAAAAAATTCGAAGAACATTGGACACTGAATGGTAAGAAATATGACCGTCCCGAAGGTGTATATTCAGGAGAGTTATATACCAATCAGATGCTTGATTTTATAAAAGAGGCACATCAAAATGGGAAACCATGGTTCTCTTGGATGGCGTTTACCACAGCCCATTTCCCTATTCAAGCGCCTCCAGAATTAGTGGAAAAACATTTCGATTTTTACTTAAAACATGGATACGAAGGTTTAAAGCAATTCAGATATAAAAGATTAAAAGAAAAAGGATTGATCTCTCATGATGCTTCTCCTGCACCTGAAAATGATTTGGTAAAAAAATGGAATCAACTATCTGATGATGAAAAGAAATACCAAGCAAAAGTGTTTGCCACTTATGCTGCTGAAATTGAAGATCAAGACAATAGAATTGGTCAGATTTTAGATTACCTTCAATCTTCTGGTCAGTTAGAAAATACTATGATCGTCTATCTTTCTGATAATGGTCCTGAGGGAATGGAAGCGGAAAACCCGAATACCGGAAACCAAGTTTTTGGAGAGTGGATAGCTAATAATTACGATACATCTTTTGAAGCGATTGGTACGGCCAACTCTAGTAACTACATCGGTACGGCTTGGGCCAATGCGGCAACAGGTGGACTTTCTTGGTGGAAATGGTTTATCGGTGAAGGTGGTGTTCGTGTGCCAATGATTATCGTTCCTCCGGGTGCCACAAAAGAAAGTTATAAACGTGCGGGAGAAATGTCGAATGCTGTGATGTCTGTGAAAGATCTTCCTATGACTATTTTAGATTATGCCGGTATCAAACACCCTGGGGATACTTATAAAGGCAAAAAAGTACAGGCTCCTAGTGGAATAAGTGCACGTGCTTTCTTAGATGGAGCATCAGATATTATTAGAAATGATACCCAATGGTATGCTTTCGAATTGTTCGGCAATGCCTATATCATGAAAGGAAATTATAAACTGATTAAAGTTCGTAAAGGTATGTTTGGGGATGGAGAATGGCATTTGTACGATGTGGTAAAAGATCCATCAGAAAGTAAACCTTTGGAAAAAGAAATGCCGGATCGCTATAAAGAGATGTTGGGTATTTATAAACAATACGAAAAAGACCATCAGTTGGTGCAGGTGGATGAGTCTTGGAATGCGTTTAAGGCGGCTAGTGATTAATACTAAAAAATGAAGGCACTACTCGATTCTACAAGTAGTGCCTTCATTTTTTAATTTGTCCTGACACTAGCTGGCACATCAAAATCTTTCCCAACAGCATCAATTACCAATACCCAATCGTTCCCTTTCCCACTTGTTGGAGCAGCTATATTTACTTTATCCGATTTAATAATATCTTCCCCTCTAAAGCTATTTCCCGTTCTCGGATCGAACCACCAAACCTGCAGTTCATCTGTTGAAATGAAAGTCAAATCCAATTGTATAGCACCTCCCGAAGGAAAATAAACCATTCCATAATCGCCTTCTGAATCCCTAGTGGCTATTTTGTACTCTTTATTTTCTGTATTGTCACTTTTTATTATTTCTTGATCTGGAATTCGAGACAAATAAGGACGGGACAACATCAAATTCTTGAGATGTTTTGCTTGGTTGGCCATAGGTAGATCCATTGCTTCAGGCCAAGGTCTAAGAGGTTGATTAATCGGTTCTTTATCATTCTTAAACATCTGCCAAACATCATGACAACCATAGGACTGACCGAAAGCACCTGCAAAAACATTCCAATACATTATTCTTCTGATGTCCTCATGATTACTATACCCTAATTCTTTGGCATTAAAACAATTGGGATGGTCTTCGTACAAAGGTTCTCCATCGATTACTGGTTTGATGGGGGTTAATTGATAATCGTGAATAATATGAACATATGCATTTTGATCGATACAGTGGCCCGTTTGATGCATATTAAAATCTAACCATTTTTCTTGATGAAACCATGTAGATGAACCTCCGCCCTCTTTTGGCTGAGGGTGAAAACTCATTAAAGTTTTATCATAACCTCCGGCAGCTTTTACTATTCCCTCTGCCATTTGATTCCACACCTCGACATCATCAGAGTTTTCCCTTGGGTTCCGGTCTCCACCTATAATCCATATGATATTATCATAATCTTTGTACCGATTCCCTATCCACTTCCCAAATTGAAAGGCATTACTTTTATTGAATACTTCGGGACCATCACCCCAACTCAATGTATTCAATTTATCACCCCAAGTAGGTAATAAAGCAATGTATAATCCCAATTCATCTGCTTTTTTGATGATATAGTCCACATGCTCAAAATAAGCGTCATTGGGTTCATTTGGATTGTTTTTGATTAATGGCAAATGTCCGTAAGGATTGGGAGTTGTTAAACCATGCAACTCTGCTAAAGCCACTGCTTGAATCACATTAAATCCTTGTTCCGCTCTTTTTTTTAGGTAAAAATCTGCTTCTTCTCTATCACATCGATGAAATAATTCCCAAGCAGTATCTGCCAACCAGAAAAAAGGCTTTCCTTCTTCTGTGACTAAATATCGGCCATTATCACTTACTTCAAGGCG includes the following:
- a CDS encoding SRPBCC family protein; this encodes MKSIFFALAILYTFITLGQDKKTQHIEVSREIKAPAAAVWKVVGEEFGDVHKSHPFVVDSKYSQEGVSEGCEGAERICSITLDGKKYVKEKQVNYDPENMKFKVQITHIQGLPLIPEYSYGVYHVVKVDDKTSKLVFTFDYRTKPAFMGSLAKGKFRKQLSDYMLAVDHYVMTGEEVNGENFKEIKKQYETK
- a CDS encoding DUF3857 domain-containing protein is translated as MRKLLIGLFFLLSYSLHGQNKHFKKTPIPNWVDKIEFSDDAFKDKKGISTQYLLISDQTNRLTQESYYEQAYKVVDIEAVQSSSNFNISFDPSYESIHIHKLDIIRNGKKINKLDVRKFEVIRQETDLQNYLYNGRMSAIHQLKDVRKGDIISYAYTRKGFHPFYKQKFGYTFYQNHSTPVATVYTKLIISKDEKVIEKVYNQATPFKKEVKGNLQIFTQRGSGMEDYTYENNETAWFNGFKYVQLSTYQNWNEVVEWALPKYKYNRNEIRKIWEKEKNNLKGTTKQYKILSWIHFIQDEIRYMGIENGINAFQPHSPTQVYNQRYGDCKDKSLLLTALLREEGVEAYPMLVNTRGKLTDQKIPGPNRFNHCIVQLIYKGKEYYIDPTMSNQGGDLRNFATPDYYWGLVIKEGNNALTKLPKSIISKVNIQELIDLDSIGGGADISIRTEYYGPKADDMRAYFSRNDRDFISDQYEKYYANLYDGVTTIKPVKFLDNDKNTTGKIIIEEFYHTDSVWEGTTDSMTILFRVSPFLLYGEVAFDKVHQRKTPYYISEPIDYHQETKVTLPIEWDLGEEENQVKNEFFKYNYAVKSGNKSNQYTVIYDYQQDSNYVNAGIAKKVIKDGENTLDKADYSITYDLNFDPANVDSDSEGTVSYASIFLFLLFSTIFTYFARKIYFNFNPPSLGTSESWEFGGWLILPLLGIMFSPLRVLYDVFTTGYFSPYFWSNIETSDQSIQLFLLVIMEFAINSFTLVLSVFTLILAFNKRTSTKYFYSTLLVTGLIFPLIDNGFYYLIYEEFTDADFKELSSQVIKSLTACAIWVPYIFYSERSKNTFTKTYIPKKGTPVDVKITL
- a CDS encoding glycoside hydrolase family 140 protein, which translates into the protein MKCRVFCVLFFLFNSFQLLAQRLEVSDNGRYLVTEEGKPFFWLADTAWELFHRCDREEADFYLKKRAEQGFNVIQAVALAELHGLTTPNPYGHLPLIKNNPNEPNDAYFEHVDYIIKKADELGLYIALLPTWGDKLNTLSWGDGPEVFNKSNAFQFGKWIGNRYKDYDNIIWIIGGDRNPRENSDDVEVWNQMAEGIVKAAGGYDKTLMSFHPQPKEGGGSSTWFHQEKWLDFNMHQTGHCIDQNAYVHIIHDYQLTPIKPVIDGEPLYEDHPNCFNAKELGYSNHEDIRRIMYWNVFAGAFGQSYGCHDVWQMFKNDKEPINQPLRPWPEAMDLPMANQAKHLKNLMLSRPYLSRIPDQEIIKSDNTENKEYKIATRDSEGDYGMVYFPSGGAIQLDLTFISTDELQVWWFDPRTGNSFRGEDIIKSDKVNIAAPTSGKGNDWVLVIDAVGKDFDVPASVRTN
- a CDS encoding arylsulfatase codes for the protein MKYISILLMLMITFSCSSPSNEKKEADVKPNVLLLIGDDIAFGDLGVYGSEINTPNFNRLAESGVRFTNFHASPVCSVTRSMLMTGCNNIEIGLGSFDYSFYPASKGKPGYEGYLTENAVTMSQLFNDEGYEVIKVGKWHLGGEEAGGYGPFHWGFTKEFGILSGGSNHWNNLRMTPIFSDPDFMHKKFEEHWTLNGKKYDRPEGVYSGELYTNQMLDFIKEAHQNGKPWFSWMAFTTAHFPIQAPPELVEKHFDFYLKHGYEGLKQFRYKRLKEKGLISHDASPAPENDLVKKWNQLSDDEKKYQAKVFATYAAEIEDQDNRIGQILDYLQSSGQLENTMIVYLSDNGPEGMEAENPNTGNQVFGEWIANNYDTSFEAIGTANSSNYIGTAWANAATGGLSWWKWFIGEGGVRVPMIIVPPGATKESYKRAGEMSNAVMSVKDLPMTILDYAGIKHPGDTYKGKKVQAPSGISARAFLDGASDIIRNDTQWYAFELFGNAYIMKGNYKLIKVRKGMFGDGEWHLYDVVKDPSESKPLEKEMPDRYKEMLGIYKQYEKDHQLVQVDESWNAFKAASD